From the Platichthys flesus chromosome 6, fPlaFle2.1, whole genome shotgun sequence genome, one window contains:
- the LOC133954972 gene encoding muscarinic acetylcholine receptor M2-like, with translation METVNSSHVSNISSFDNSSLFSGSQYTAVEIVLIVLVAGTLSLITVIGNILVMLSIKVNRNLQTVNNYFLFSLACADLIIGVCSMNLYTVYIVIGYWPLGAVVCDLWLAVDYVVSNASVMNLLIISFDRYFCVTKPLSYPAHRSTKMAGLMIAAAWVLSFILWAPAILFWQFIVGGRTVLPGECYIQFFSNPAVTFGTAIAAFYLPVAIMIYLYWRISKASRSRVRRNSRKTSGTSLGEGHSQSPVDTCETQSNCVETREPQEEAGGGKEKEMLKQQNGGGASKKETSDQTDSEGVQASTSKDMVAIPVPAQTGSNGGKKTNQTPSPQNSGVDRQSLVTRTLVKVTKQSAVAKWKRKGISSREKKVTRTIMAILVAFVVTWTPYNVMVLINTFCTICIPNSLWTIGYWLCYINSTINPACYALCNATFKNTFKHLLLCQYKKIRGAR, from the exons atgGAGACCGTGAATTCATCCCACGTCAGCAACATCAGCAGCTTCGATAACAGCAGCCTCTTCTCTGGGAGTCAGTACACGGCTGTGGAGATAGTGCTCATCGTCCTGGTGGCCGGAACTCTGAGTCTGATCACCGTCATTGGAAACATCCTGGTCATGCTCTCCATAAAG GTAAACAGGAACCTGCAGACCGTCAACAACTACTTCCTGTTCAGCCTGGCCTGTGCAGACCTCATTATCGGTGTCTGCTCCATGAACCTCTACACCGTCTACATTGTGATTGGCTACTGGCCTTTAGGAGCTGTGGTCTGCGACCTGTGGCTGGCTGTTGATTACGTCGTCAGCAACGCCTCGGTCATGAACCTGCTCATCATTAGCTTTGACCGTTACTTCTGTGTCACCAAACCGCTCAGCTACCCGGCACACCGCAGCACAAAGATGGCGGGCCTGATGATCGCCGCTGCCTGGGTGCTTTCCTTCATCCTCTGGGCTCCGGCCATCTTGTTCTGGCAGTTCATCGTGGGGGGGAGAACCGTGCTGCCTGGTGAGTGCTACATCCAGTTCTTCTCCAACCCGGCGGTTACCTTCGGGACGGCCATAGCAGCTTTTTACCTGCCAGTGGCCATCATGATCTACCTATACTGGCGCATCTCCAAGGCCAGCCGCAGCCGAGTGAGGAGGAACAGCAGGAAGACCTCGGGGACCAGTTTGGGGGAAGGCCACTCTCAAAGCCCGGTGGACACATGTGAGACCCAGAGCAACTGCGTGGAGACAAGGGAGCCtcaggaggaggctggaggtggGAAGGAGAAAGAAATGTTGAAGCAGCAGAACGGAGGTGGTGCCTCTAAGAAAGAGACGAGTGACCAGACGGACTCTGAAGGCGTCCAAGCTTCTACATCTAAAGATATGGTTGCTATACCTGTGCCAGCACAGACAGGATCAAACGGtgggaaaaagacaaatcaaactCCATCCCCGCAGAACTCAGGGGTGGACAGGCAAAGTCTGGTCACAAGGACACTGGTTAAG GTAACAAAGCAGAGCGCTGTGGCAAAGTGGAAGAGGAAGGGCATTTCATCCAGGGAGAAAAAGGTGACTCGCACCATCATGGCCATCCTGGTCGCATTTGTTGTCACGTGGACACCGTACAACGTGATGGTCCTGATCAACACCTTCTGCACCATCTGCATCCCAAACTCACTGTGGACCATCGGCTACTGGCTCTGCTACATAAACAGCACCATCAACCCAGCCTGCTACGCCCTCTGCAACGCCACCTTCAAAAATACATTCAAGCACCTGCTTCTGTGCCAGTACAAGAAAATACGTGGAGCACGATGA
- the LOC133954966 gene encoding putative adenosylhomocysteinase 3 isoform X4 — MPALMVLRKRAGGEKPLAGAKVVGCTHITAQTAVLIETLSALGAQCRWAACNIFSTHNATAAALAEGGTSVFAWRGESEDDFWWCIDQCVVAETWQPNMILDDGGDLTHWIYKKYPSLFKKVKGIVEESVTGVYRLYQLSKAGRLCIPAINVNDSVTKQKFDNLYCCKESILDGLKRTTDVMFGGKQVVVCGYGEVGKGCCAALRALGAVLYVTEVDPICALQACMDGFRVIKLSEVVRQVDVIITCTGNKKVVGREHLDRMKNGCIVCNMGHSNTEIDVVSLQAADLRWERVRPQVDHVIWPDGKRIVLLAEGRLLNLSCSTVPSFVLSITATTQALALIELYNAPEGRYKQDVYLMPKKIDEYVASLHLPTFEAHLTELNEDQAKYLGISKQGPFKPNYYRY; from the exons ATGCCAGCACTGATGGTCCTGAGGAAAAGAGCAGGTGGAGAGAAACCTCTGGCCGGAGCCAAGGTTGTGGGCTGCACACACATCACGGCACAGACGGCG GTGCTGATTGAGACTCTGAGTGCGTTGGGGGCTCAGTGTCGCTGGGCGGCCTGTAACATCTTCTCCACTCACAAcgctactgctgctgctctggctgaAGGAG GCACCTCCGTGTTTGCGTGGAGAGGAGAGTCAGAGGACGACTTCTGGTGGTGTATTGACCAATGTGTCGTTGCAGAGACCTGGCAGCCAAACATG ATTCTGGACGATGGAGGCGACTTGACCCACTGGATCTATAAGAAGTACCCGAGTCTGTTCAAGAAGGTCAAAGGCATTGTGGAGGAAAGTGTTACTGGAGTTTATCG GTTGTACCAGCTGTCCAAGGCCGGCAGACTGTGCATCCCGGCCATCAATGTGAACGACTCAGTGACCAAGCAGAAGTTTGACAACCTGTACTGCTGCAAGGAGTCCATACTGGACGG GTTGAAGAGAACCACTGACGTCATGTTTGGAGGAAAGCAGGTGGTGGTGTGTGGATACGGTGAG GTTGGTAAAGGCTGCTGCGCCGCCCTCAGGGCACTGGGTGCTGTCCTATACGTCACAGAGGTGGATCCCATCTGTGCCCTTCAGGCCTG catGGACGGCTTCAGAGTGATTAAACTGAGTGAGGTGGTCAGACAGGTGGACGTGATCATCACCTGCACCG GGAACAAGAAAGTGGTGGGGAGGGAACATCTGGACAGAATGAAGAACGGCTGCATCGTCTGCAACATGGGTCACTCCAACACTGAGATAGATGTG GTGAGTTTACAGGCTGCGGATCTGAGGTGGGAGCGTGTGAGGCCTCAGGTGGACCACGTGATCTGGCCAGATGGGAAGAGAATTGTCCTGCTGGCTGAG GGCCGTTTGCTGAATCTGAGCTGCTCCACTGTGCCGTCCTTTGTCCTCTCCATCACTGCTACAACTCAG GCGCTGGCTCTCATAGAGCTGTACAACGCTCCAGAGGGACGATACAAACAGGACGTCTACCTGATGCCCAAGAAGATCG ATGAGTACGTGGCCAGTCTTCACCTGCCGACATTTGAGGCTCACCTCACAGAGCTGAATGAGGATCAGGCCAAGTACCTGGGCATCAGCAAGCAAGGACCCTTCAAACCAAACTACTACAG GTATTAA
- the LOC133954966 gene encoding S-adenosylhomocysteine hydrolase-like protein 1 isoform X1, giving the protein MAEEQDHTGPPSEDLHLTQDYPELRAGLNGEMEDGGAPGSTDQAGKCGPNLLQMLKAAESRRSPQGQDRDGDEASGAGELVTEALKTDMQIQFSDQEEDFNKRPTKTGHRSLSHSISKSSTDSHNSVCSDSSEDESTPKGKVQKTSKGFSDFCIKNIKQAESGRREIEIAQQEMPALMVLRKRAGGEKPLAGAKVVGCTHITAQTAVLIETLSALGAQCRWAACNIFSTHNATAAALAEGGTSVFAWRGESEDDFWWCIDQCVVAETWQPNMILDDGGDLTHWIYKKYPSLFKKVKGIVEESVTGVYRLYQLSKAGRLCIPAINVNDSVTKQKFDNLYCCKESILDGLKRTTDVMFGGKQVVVCGYGEVGKGCCAALRALGAVLYVTEVDPICALQACMDGFRVIKLSEVVRQVDVIITCTGNKKVVGREHLDRMKNGCIVCNMGHSNTEIDVVSLQAADLRWERVRPQVDHVIWPDGKRIVLLAEGRLLNLSCSTVPSFVLSITATTQALALIELYNAPEGRYKQDVYLMPKKIDEYVASLHLPTFEAHLTELNEDQAKYLGISKQGPFKPNYYRY; this is encoded by the exons ATGGCAGAGGAACAGGACCACACAGGACCCCCCTCAGAGGACCTGCATCTAACTCAGGATTATCCTGAACTAAGAGCTGGACTGAATGGAGAGATGGAAGACGGGGGTGCTCCTGGCTCCACAGATCAGGCAGGGAAATGTGGCCCCAACCTGCTGCAGATGCTGAAGGCGGCAGAGAGCAGGAGGTCTCCACAGGGTCAGGACAGAGACGGAGATGAGGCCTCTGGGGCGGGAGAGCTGGTTACTGAAGCTCTGAAGACTGACATG CAAATACAGTTCAGTGACCAGGAGGAGGATTTCAACAAGCGTCCAACCAAGACAGGTCatcgctctctgtctcactccatCTCAAAGTCGTCTACAGACAGCCACAACTCAG TGTGCAGCGACAGCTCCGAGGATGAGTCAACTCCCAAAGGCAAAGTTCAGAAGACTTCCAAAGGCTTTTCAGACTTCTGCATCAAAAACATCAAGCAGGCTGAGTCTGGACGCAGAGAGATAGAGATCGCACAACaag AAATGCCAGCACTGATGGTCCTGAGGAAAAGAGCAGGTGGAGAGAAACCTCTGGCCGGAGCCAAGGTTGTGGGCTGCACACACATCACGGCACAGACGGCG GTGCTGATTGAGACTCTGAGTGCGTTGGGGGCTCAGTGTCGCTGGGCGGCCTGTAACATCTTCTCCACTCACAAcgctactgctgctgctctggctgaAGGAG GCACCTCCGTGTTTGCGTGGAGAGGAGAGTCAGAGGACGACTTCTGGTGGTGTATTGACCAATGTGTCGTTGCAGAGACCTGGCAGCCAAACATG ATTCTGGACGATGGAGGCGACTTGACCCACTGGATCTATAAGAAGTACCCGAGTCTGTTCAAGAAGGTCAAAGGCATTGTGGAGGAAAGTGTTACTGGAGTTTATCG GTTGTACCAGCTGTCCAAGGCCGGCAGACTGTGCATCCCGGCCATCAATGTGAACGACTCAGTGACCAAGCAGAAGTTTGACAACCTGTACTGCTGCAAGGAGTCCATACTGGACGG GTTGAAGAGAACCACTGACGTCATGTTTGGAGGAAAGCAGGTGGTGGTGTGTGGATACGGTGAG GTTGGTAAAGGCTGCTGCGCCGCCCTCAGGGCACTGGGTGCTGTCCTATACGTCACAGAGGTGGATCCCATCTGTGCCCTTCAGGCCTG catGGACGGCTTCAGAGTGATTAAACTGAGTGAGGTGGTCAGACAGGTGGACGTGATCATCACCTGCACCG GGAACAAGAAAGTGGTGGGGAGGGAACATCTGGACAGAATGAAGAACGGCTGCATCGTCTGCAACATGGGTCACTCCAACACTGAGATAGATGTG GTGAGTTTACAGGCTGCGGATCTGAGGTGGGAGCGTGTGAGGCCTCAGGTGGACCACGTGATCTGGCCAGATGGGAAGAGAATTGTCCTGCTGGCTGAG GGCCGTTTGCTGAATCTGAGCTGCTCCACTGTGCCGTCCTTTGTCCTCTCCATCACTGCTACAACTCAG GCGCTGGCTCTCATAGAGCTGTACAACGCTCCAGAGGGACGATACAAACAGGACGTCTACCTGATGCCCAAGAAGATCG ATGAGTACGTGGCCAGTCTTCACCTGCCGACATTTGAGGCTCACCTCACAGAGCTGAATGAGGATCAGGCCAAGTACCTGGGCATCAGCAAGCAAGGACCCTTCAAACCAAACTACTACAG GTATTAA
- the LOC133954966 gene encoding S-adenosylhomocysteine hydrolase-like protein 1 isoform X3 — protein MKKVYSLVNITKAKDQDAVQPICIKQIQFSDQEEDFNKRPTKTGHRSLSHSISKSSTDSHNSVCSDSSEDESTPKGKVQKTSKGFSDFCIKNIKQAESGRREIEIAQQEMPALMVLRKRAGGEKPLAGAKVVGCTHITAQTAVLIETLSALGAQCRWAACNIFSTHNATAAALAEGGTSVFAWRGESEDDFWWCIDQCVVAETWQPNMILDDGGDLTHWIYKKYPSLFKKVKGIVEESVTGVYRLYQLSKAGRLCIPAINVNDSVTKQKFDNLYCCKESILDGLKRTTDVMFGGKQVVVCGYGEVGKGCCAALRALGAVLYVTEVDPICALQACMDGFRVIKLSEVVRQVDVIITCTGNKKVVGREHLDRMKNGCIVCNMGHSNTEIDVVSLQAADLRWERVRPQVDHVIWPDGKRIVLLAEGRLLNLSCSTVPSFVLSITATTQALALIELYNAPEGRYKQDVYLMPKKIDEYVASLHLPTFEAHLTELNEDQAKYLGISKQGPFKPNYYRY, from the exons ATGAAGAAAGTGTACAGTCTAGTGAACATAACTAAAGCCAAGGACCAGGATGCAGTGCAGCCCATCTGTATCAAG CAAATACAGTTCAGTGACCAGGAGGAGGATTTCAACAAGCGTCCAACCAAGACAGGTCatcgctctctgtctcactccatCTCAAAGTCGTCTACAGACAGCCACAACTCAG TGTGCAGCGACAGCTCCGAGGATGAGTCAACTCCCAAAGGCAAAGTTCAGAAGACTTCCAAAGGCTTTTCAGACTTCTGCATCAAAAACATCAAGCAGGCTGAGTCTGGACGCAGAGAGATAGAGATCGCACAACaag AAATGCCAGCACTGATGGTCCTGAGGAAAAGAGCAGGTGGAGAGAAACCTCTGGCCGGAGCCAAGGTTGTGGGCTGCACACACATCACGGCACAGACGGCG GTGCTGATTGAGACTCTGAGTGCGTTGGGGGCTCAGTGTCGCTGGGCGGCCTGTAACATCTTCTCCACTCACAAcgctactgctgctgctctggctgaAGGAG GCACCTCCGTGTTTGCGTGGAGAGGAGAGTCAGAGGACGACTTCTGGTGGTGTATTGACCAATGTGTCGTTGCAGAGACCTGGCAGCCAAACATG ATTCTGGACGATGGAGGCGACTTGACCCACTGGATCTATAAGAAGTACCCGAGTCTGTTCAAGAAGGTCAAAGGCATTGTGGAGGAAAGTGTTACTGGAGTTTATCG GTTGTACCAGCTGTCCAAGGCCGGCAGACTGTGCATCCCGGCCATCAATGTGAACGACTCAGTGACCAAGCAGAAGTTTGACAACCTGTACTGCTGCAAGGAGTCCATACTGGACGG GTTGAAGAGAACCACTGACGTCATGTTTGGAGGAAAGCAGGTGGTGGTGTGTGGATACGGTGAG GTTGGTAAAGGCTGCTGCGCCGCCCTCAGGGCACTGGGTGCTGTCCTATACGTCACAGAGGTGGATCCCATCTGTGCCCTTCAGGCCTG catGGACGGCTTCAGAGTGATTAAACTGAGTGAGGTGGTCAGACAGGTGGACGTGATCATCACCTGCACCG GGAACAAGAAAGTGGTGGGGAGGGAACATCTGGACAGAATGAAGAACGGCTGCATCGTCTGCAACATGGGTCACTCCAACACTGAGATAGATGTG GTGAGTTTACAGGCTGCGGATCTGAGGTGGGAGCGTGTGAGGCCTCAGGTGGACCACGTGATCTGGCCAGATGGGAAGAGAATTGTCCTGCTGGCTGAG GGCCGTTTGCTGAATCTGAGCTGCTCCACTGTGCCGTCCTTTGTCCTCTCCATCACTGCTACAACTCAG GCGCTGGCTCTCATAGAGCTGTACAACGCTCCAGAGGGACGATACAAACAGGACGTCTACCTGATGCCCAAGAAGATCG ATGAGTACGTGGCCAGTCTTCACCTGCCGACATTTGAGGCTCACCTCACAGAGCTGAATGAGGATCAGGCCAAGTACCTGGGCATCAGCAAGCAAGGACCCTTCAAACCAAACTACTACAG GTATTAA
- the LOC133954966 gene encoding S-adenosylhomocysteine hydrolase-like protein 1 isoform X2: MAEEQDHTGPPSEDLHLTQDYPELRAGLNGEMEDGGAPGSTDQAGKCGPNLLQMLKAAESRRSPQGQDRDGDEASGAGELVTEALKTDMQIQFSDQEEDFNKRPTKTGHRSLSHSISKSSTDSHNSVCSDSSEDESTPKGKVQKTSKGFSDFCIKNIKQAESGRREIEIAQQEMPALMVLRKRAGGEKPLAGAKVVGCTHITAQTAVLIETLSALGAQCRWAACNIFSTHNATAAALAEGGTSVFAWRGESEDDFWWCIDQCVVAETWQPNMILDDGGDLTHWIYKKYPSLFKKVKGIVEESVTGVYRLYQLSKAGRLCIPAINVNDSVTKQKFDNLYCCKESILDGLKRTTDVMFGGKQVVVCGYGEVGKGCCAALRALGAVLYVTEVDPICALQACMDGFRVIKLSEVVRQVDVIITCTGNKKVVGREHLDRMKNGCIVCNMGHSNTEIDVVSLQAADLRWERVRPQVDHVIWPDGKRIVLLAEGRLLNLSCSTVPSFVLSITATTQALALIELYNAPEGRYKQDVYLMPKKIDEYVASLHLPTFEAHLTELNEDQAKYLGISKQGPFKPNYYR; the protein is encoded by the exons ATGGCAGAGGAACAGGACCACACAGGACCCCCCTCAGAGGACCTGCATCTAACTCAGGATTATCCTGAACTAAGAGCTGGACTGAATGGAGAGATGGAAGACGGGGGTGCTCCTGGCTCCACAGATCAGGCAGGGAAATGTGGCCCCAACCTGCTGCAGATGCTGAAGGCGGCAGAGAGCAGGAGGTCTCCACAGGGTCAGGACAGAGACGGAGATGAGGCCTCTGGGGCGGGAGAGCTGGTTACTGAAGCTCTGAAGACTGACATG CAAATACAGTTCAGTGACCAGGAGGAGGATTTCAACAAGCGTCCAACCAAGACAGGTCatcgctctctgtctcactccatCTCAAAGTCGTCTACAGACAGCCACAACTCAG TGTGCAGCGACAGCTCCGAGGATGAGTCAACTCCCAAAGGCAAAGTTCAGAAGACTTCCAAAGGCTTTTCAGACTTCTGCATCAAAAACATCAAGCAGGCTGAGTCTGGACGCAGAGAGATAGAGATCGCACAACaag AAATGCCAGCACTGATGGTCCTGAGGAAAAGAGCAGGTGGAGAGAAACCTCTGGCCGGAGCCAAGGTTGTGGGCTGCACACACATCACGGCACAGACGGCG GTGCTGATTGAGACTCTGAGTGCGTTGGGGGCTCAGTGTCGCTGGGCGGCCTGTAACATCTTCTCCACTCACAAcgctactgctgctgctctggctgaAGGAG GCACCTCCGTGTTTGCGTGGAGAGGAGAGTCAGAGGACGACTTCTGGTGGTGTATTGACCAATGTGTCGTTGCAGAGACCTGGCAGCCAAACATG ATTCTGGACGATGGAGGCGACTTGACCCACTGGATCTATAAGAAGTACCCGAGTCTGTTCAAGAAGGTCAAAGGCATTGTGGAGGAAAGTGTTACTGGAGTTTATCG GTTGTACCAGCTGTCCAAGGCCGGCAGACTGTGCATCCCGGCCATCAATGTGAACGACTCAGTGACCAAGCAGAAGTTTGACAACCTGTACTGCTGCAAGGAGTCCATACTGGACGG GTTGAAGAGAACCACTGACGTCATGTTTGGAGGAAAGCAGGTGGTGGTGTGTGGATACGGTGAG GTTGGTAAAGGCTGCTGCGCCGCCCTCAGGGCACTGGGTGCTGTCCTATACGTCACAGAGGTGGATCCCATCTGTGCCCTTCAGGCCTG catGGACGGCTTCAGAGTGATTAAACTGAGTGAGGTGGTCAGACAGGTGGACGTGATCATCACCTGCACCG GGAACAAGAAAGTGGTGGGGAGGGAACATCTGGACAGAATGAAGAACGGCTGCATCGTCTGCAACATGGGTCACTCCAACACTGAGATAGATGTG GTGAGTTTACAGGCTGCGGATCTGAGGTGGGAGCGTGTGAGGCCTCAGGTGGACCACGTGATCTGGCCAGATGGGAAGAGAATTGTCCTGCTGGCTGAG GGCCGTTTGCTGAATCTGAGCTGCTCCACTGTGCCGTCCTTTGTCCTCTCCATCACTGCTACAACTCAG GCGCTGGCTCTCATAGAGCTGTACAACGCTCCAGAGGGACGATACAAACAGGACGTCTACCTGATGCCCAAGAAGATCG ATGAGTACGTGGCCAGTCTTCACCTGCCGACATTTGAGGCTCACCTCACAGAGCTGAATGAGGATCAGGCCAAGTACCTGGGCATCAGCAAGCAAGGACCCTTCAAACCAAACTACTACAGGTGA